The following nucleotide sequence is from Populus nigra chromosome 15, ddPopNigr1.1, whole genome shotgun sequence.
ACCTGAAGATGACTGGCAATGTTTTCTCGACTAAGACCTTCCACGTTCATCATTTCACGAATTCTTTTGGGCTGAACTCCTACATGAACATCAAAGATACTCTTGTAAGAACACAAAAGAAGGATATGCTAAGACAAGCTAAGCCCATGAAAACATATATAGGCacgatataaataaaattactaatcaTGTCACTAGCTAGCAAAGACAGTAGAAGAAAACTTACTCTCTCCACGTGCTTCTAGTTTCTCAACACAATCAACAAATTTAACATGGAGCTCGGAGGACCATGTCACCCTTGGTTTTTTACCACTACAAGCATCGCCATTTGGGTTACCGataatttctttctctttgacCCCCGTGACCTCTGCCTCTGCCATGGGTTCGGTTGAAGGCACTGATTCTTGTTCAATTATTTCCTTTGTAAAGCTACTAGATTTATCGGAAGAATCAGAGAGCCTCTTCCTTACAACATGCTGCCATATATTTTGCATTTCCTGTATTCTTACAGGTTTTAAGAGATAGTCTCTGGCCCCGTGCCTTATTCCCTTCATTATGCTGCTTTGACTGTCCTCTGCCGAGACCACTGCGATTACTCCACAAAAAATATACGTTAATTCTATAGTAATTAATCAAGGGAAGGCATGAACAAAGACATTAGGATTGGTGCGGGGGATGTCATAAGCTTACGAATCACGGGTAAGTCCATTTCAAGGCCTATGATCTCCAACAGCTTGAAACCATCCATGTCAAGCCTTTTAACATCAGTAATAACAACGTGGTAATCATTCTTGTTTTCCCTCAAAATCTTCAAAGCTTCAGCTGCTAATGTTGTTGATGTAACTACAAGAAATGAAGAAGGCAAACATCAAACCAGATGaaattaagattatatatatttaatcaatatcGACCATGTCAATGTCTTCAATCTGATTTATAACCTTCATCATAATTGCGGGAATTTTTCAATGAACTCTTCAGCCTCCTTTTTTACTCGTTCGATTCATGTTTCTCAGTCAAATTACTATTACCTTCCGATTGCAAAGTAAAATATATACTAAATATATAGTACTAACATTTAACGTTGACCATCATGGTAAAATATATACTAGCTAATTACACACATAACGTCATATAAGTTTTCATCCCGTACTGTCTGACTATAAATACAATCCAAACCCTTTTcggacaatttttttcttctaggtATAGTGTGTCgtttaaggaaaaataaataaatatatatagtaatttcaCTAATTTGGCGTTGTCTCTTTCCTTCTCGTTAAGAATTTGACATTGCAGgtattaagaggaaaaaaaaaaaaaagattaaaagagaCATTCATAAATATTAATGGTGTTTCTATATAGTGATTAAGATCAATGGAATAGAACGATGGATATGGCAAATTAGTGAGGATATTAGGGTTTTGCTGACAATTACCGATCAGATTTTTTCCACCTTAAACCAGCTcggattaaatttattttgtttagggcAACATGCAAATTAATCCCTTTcaatttgaattatataatcTTGTAATCATCTCTTTCTAAGACGGTTCATCACTAGTTCCTTTACAAATTCCaaattcttctctctttttttatgcttCTACTTTGAATCATTTAATCTTCACTTACGTGATAAGGAAAActaccataatatttttttttctggttcatAGAAACAATATGTAATTTAAGGCACCCATGATTAAGAATATTATAAGGGAAACTCAAAACCCTAGATTAGTAAAAAACAGTTAATTAACGATACCTAAACTGAAAACAAATTAGTAATTCTCTGACGTCCAAAATCTCCAcataaactcttaaaaatttatataattaaagaacTAGCGATAGGAATAATTAGCAAACCTCTGTATTGACACTTTTGGAGGATGGCTACTAAATACTTGAGGCAAACAACGTTAGCATCAATGGCTAGAACTCGCAAATCCGCGGGATTGAACATGTCGCCACGGCCCTCGTCATGCATTGATATCTCACTCACTTCATCATTATTCTTAGCCATTTTAGGCTTCAAATCAAGATTCTCAATCGCTTTCTAGAGATTGTGCAAAGAAGGGCTTCGTAAACCTTGTGATGGGAAAAGGAAATTTACATATACGTACGTAGAGGAGCAATAATTGTAACCATTCAAgactactatatatataattgaatacTCATGAGAGAAAAGTTACTATAATTTGAtgctattaattaattgattcattGATGGAGATACAATGCTGCTTAAATATTGTTTCACGTCTCTAAATCAAGAAATAATGGACAGgtcatcaaatttaatttccCTCAATAATCCTTCTTTATTGTTAGAGAGtcggctttttttttaataagaacaaATAGTTTTACTAGTGAATCATATTGTTCTGacatgatgatattaaaaataaattttaaaaaataatatatatataaatatatatatatattattttaatatattttcaaataaaaaacataaaaataaaagaaaaaaaatacccaatTCAATAATAACATTAGAACACTGAAGACGTCTGAACCAATATAAGACCAGACGAAAAGCCCACAGTTCAGCCATCATATTAGTTGCACAGCCAATAGACCCAGAGAGATCTTTAATCCACAAGCCATGATGATCCCTAATGGTCTCCATCACCTGCCTTTCCTGGGTTTTCACAGCTGGGCTGCGAGAATGGGCCTGGgcctaaaattctaaaaattaaaagatttatggatttcttttcaatttctatatatgcttttctttttaatcaagaTTTTCTATGCTTATTAATTCATcgaatttcttaatttgaattgaaggCCAAAATTAACtctgatttgatttaaaaagatatatcaaCAAATACATTAAACTCCTAAACATCATATAAACATATCAAAGTGTGATTATGTCTAATCTATTTTAACCTTTTCAGTTGCCTAGTAATCAGCTTCCCAAAGACTCGAGAAAATCTCCATTGCTTGGTTCTTAGGAGAAGGCAAGTCATGGGTCAGCCAAATTGATTTGTGAAAAGCGAAAAaacattctattattttttaaaaaataatacgacatcatttaaatttttttttaactaatatgttattttagaattcttttaaacatggttattttgaaacaaaactcgagaaaaaattcaaacaaaattcaagaaaaaaaaccatgtcattgttttatttttcttacatgaAAGCtatttcgaaaaaaaaaaaacttgaatcatcAGATCTGAATTAACTAACTAGATCATCCAAATTTTTCTACATCAACtatataatagataaaaaaaaaagtccaattCAAAGTAAGACACGGATTGATGGTCATTGAATTGACTCACCaagatttcaaaataattaaattacaattatGATTGATTAAGCTATGTTAACCAACCTTTTCATTTTGCATTAACAAGTAATTTCAATGAATGaacggaaaaaaaaagactagtaACTTGAATTCCTATATTTGTTTTGAacttaggttatatatatatatatatatatatatatatataattgacttGACATGTTTTTTGGTAGTTAAATCTCTGCACTTCTGTGGTTAAAACTTGTAATAAAGTGATTCCATATGCTTCAGAAAATGGCAAGTTGTTTGAGTCTACAGAAGTCACATACAATTATAAGCAGTCCCTCGGAGGGAAGATGGTGGTTCCATGAAAATTTTGTGATCACAAACTGTTTTCACTGGCTTTATCTAACTT
It contains:
- the LOC133674712 gene encoding two-component response regulator ARR10-like is translated as MAKNNDEVSEISMHDEGRGDMFNPADLRVLAIDANVVCLKYLVAILQKCQYRVTSTTLAAEALKILRENKNDYHVVITDVKRLDMDGFKLLEIIGLEMDLPVILVSAEDSQSSIMKGIRHGARDYLLKPVRIQEMQNIWQHVVRKRLSDSSDKSSSFTKEIIEQESVPSTEPMAEAEVTGVKEKEIIGNPNGDACSGKKPRVTWSSELHVKFVDCVEKLEARGERVQPKRIREMMNVEGLSRENIASHLQKYRNLLKKHKDKMNQQDNAGTDLNRYGRISATKNGLWNTYGDSTPKPQSLASSLPEFKGLNFSASSSTWELPTEYTGSQSFGQNPGLCNLSPLLCSPAASFKPSFPMLGQTLIDRSPASVLSNLSYFPGHYGEGISMNLCGSGTSNFREHDSHCAYRDQKSLLEDFMNSEEAKLFMDEEISDMVNQNS